Part of the Caulobacter sp. SL161 genome is shown below.
TCAGCAGCTTGGCGGCGTTGTTGACGGCGGCCTGCACCTCGGGATGCGGCGTCAGGCCAGTGCCGGTGTTCATCACCAGGCCGACCTTGAGCTTCCGCTTCAGCGGGGCGGTGACCACGCCGACCGGTTTGAACGCCGCGCCCGCGTCGGTGCGTTCCGAGGCGGCGAACAGGGCGGCTGAGTCGCGGACGCTGTGGGAGACACAGTGCGACACCGACAGGTCGATCCCGCGGCTGGTCGGACGGTTGGGGATCATCCGGCCGCGCGAAGGCTTCATGCCAAAGAGGCCGCAATTGGCGGCGGGAATGCGGATCGAGCCGCCGCCGTCGCTGGCGTGGGCGATCGTCACCATGCCCGAGGCGGTGGCGGCTGCAGCGCCGCCGGAAGAGCCGCCGGACGAGTGTTTGACGTTCCAGGGGTTTCGGGTGGGCAGGAAGCCCATCGGTTCGGTCGTCGGCAGGAAGCCGTACTCCGGTGTCGACGACTTGCCGATCGTGACGAAGCCGGCGGCGTCGAACGCATCGACATAGGGCGTCTGTTCGGTGTCGGGCTTGGCGCCGAGGGTCGCCCGGGTGCCGTAGCGGGTGCGTACGCCCTTGTAGGCGTCCAGATCCTTGACCAGGAAGGGCACCCCGGCGAAGGGGCCCGTCAGTTGGCCGCTCCTTGCCTTGGCGAGCGCCCGTTCAAAGTCTGAGTCGACGACGGCCTGGACGTGCGGTTGCAGGGTCTCGACCTTGCGGATGGCCTCCTCGACGGCTTCGGCGGCGCTGATCTCCTTGCGGCGAATGCGGCCGGCGATCTCGGTCGCGTCCGGGGTCCAGGGCGCGGGGGCGGCGGACGACTTGGGCTTGGCGAAGGCCGAGGGCGCGGCGGCGATGGCGGCAGAGGCGGCCATCAGGCCACGGCGGCTGAAACGCATGGATTTCCTCCCAACAGGACCGACATCTTCGCGCCGGTGATCGCCGTTCAGTTGACCCCGAAGAGACCTGCGCCGCAAGCCTGTGCTAGAGCCCTGCTTCGAGTTTTCGGGGAAGAGGCCTTGGCCAGAAAGCGTATCGACCAGCTGCTTGTCGACCGGGGCGTCTTCGACAGCCGCGCCAAGGCGCGCGCGGCGATCGAGGCGGGTCGTGTGTCGGTGGCGGGACGGGTTGTCGCCAAGCCGTCAGAGTCCATCGATGAGGACGCCGAGATCGCCGCCGAGGCCGCCCATCCCTGGGTGGGGCGTGGCGCGCTGAAGCTGGTCCATGCGCTTGATACGTGGCCCATTGCTGTCGAAGGACGGGTCGCCATTGACGTTGGCGCTTCGACGGGAGGCTTTACCGAGGTGCTCTTGTCGCGGGGAGCCGCATTCGTGTTCGCGGTCGATGTCGGACGCGATCAACTGCACCCCAGTCTCAGGGCCAGTGACAGGGTGGCGGATCTTTCGGGAGTGGACGCGCGGAGTCTCGATGACGATCGGATCGCCCAACCGCCGGGCTTGATCGTCAGCGACGTCAGTTTCATCTCGCTCACCAAGGCTCTGCCGGCGGCGCTCGATCTGGCGACTCGGGGCGCTGAATTGGTTGCGCTCATCAAGCCCCAGTTCGAGGCGGGGCGCGAGCACGTCGGCAAGGGCGGGCTGGTGAAGGACCCCGAGGTGATCGCGCGCGTCGAGCAGCAGATCGTCGACTTTCTCGAGGCGGTGGGCTGGTCGGTGAACGGCCTAGCCGAAAGTCCGATCACGGGGGGAGAAGGGCAGGTCGAGCGACTGGTCTGGGCGACCAAGCGCTGACCGATCGCCAAACGAAATCGGCCGCCCTGCGGGGCGGCCGATCGTCTTCCACAAGCGTTGGTCGATATCAGTCGACGACCTGGTACTTGCCATTGGAGTCCGGGCAAACGCGCACGAAGCGCTTCTGGACGCGGCCGTCCGGCAGATAGATCGGGCTCTCGGCCAGGGTGCAGCCATTGGCGTCGGCGCGCGAGCGGTTGTCGACCTGATAGCCGTCATAGCGCTCGTAGCTGCGCTCATAGCTACGGTCGTAATAGGCGTCGCGAGCGGCGTCCCGGCGCGCGTCGTCATAGCCGCCCGAACGATAGGTCTGGCTTTCGTAGTAGCCGTTTTGGGCCGTCCGCGGTTGCGGGGTGCGGCCCGGCGTGCAGGCGGCCGAGTTCTTGCCGATACTGGAGCCGATGACCGCGCCGAGCAGGCCGCCCAGCACCGCGCCCTCGGTCTTGGCGCCGCGGGCGGCCACGCCGCTGCCGATCGCCGCACCGATCCCGGCGCCGGCCAGGCCACCGCCCGTGCCGCGCTGGGTCGTCGAGCGCTGGCAAGGGTCGTAGTAGTAGCCTTGGCGATCATAGGCGCCGCCATGGCTCTGCGCGCCGTAAGCCTGGGCCGAGGCCAGGGTCGGAGTCAGCACACCGCAGACAAGGGCGGCGGTCACGCCCAGAACGGTCTTCATCTTGGAGGTCCTGCTCTTGTTCGCGGTCATGCTCATGGGGGAACCTGTCTTTCTTGAGGCCGCCGTCGCTTTTGACGTGCGCCCTGGCTCATCCGTTGAGGCTCTTTTTGACCCAGCCAACATGAATGGAGCCTGACAGACTTCGGCTGTTTGACGCCGGACGCACAAAAACTGCTGCAGCGCGCGCCCTGGCCTGGGTTTTGGGGTATGGACGGCGCATGCAAGATTTGACGATCAACGCCGTCGGCGCCCAGGGCGACGGCCTCGCGCGCACCGCCGACGGCAAGCCGGCCTTTGTTCCCCTGACCCTGCCGGGCGAGGTGGTCCGCGCCAAGATGGATGGCGCGCGGGGCGAGGTCGTCGAGATCCTGGCGGCAAGCCAAGAACGGGTTTCGCCGGTGTGCCGCCACTACGGGGTCTGCGGCGGTTGCGCGCTACAGCACTGGGCGGCCGAGCCCTATCGCGCCTGGAAGGCCGAACAGGTTCGGTTGCAGCTGTCGATGGAAGGTTTGGAGACCGAGATCCTGCCGACCTTCGCCGCGCCGGCGTCGTCGCGTCGTCGCGTCGCGCTGCACGCGCGCAAAGGCGGCAAGGGGCAGGGCGTGCGCTTGGGGTTCAAGGAGCGACGCTCGTGGAACCTCGTGTCGATCGAAGAGTGTCCCGTCACCGATCCGCGTCTCGTGGCGGCGCTGCCGGCCCTGGCGCGTTTGGCTGAACCCTTCCTGGAGCATCCGAAGTCGGCGCCGACCCTCCATGTCACGCTCACCGCCACGGGCCTCGACATCGACATCACCGGCGTCGAGCGGAAGAGTGGTGGGCTGTCGGCCGACGCCCGGATGCGCGCGGCCATGGCGGCGGGCGAGGGCGACTTCGCGCGGGTCACCCTGGCCGGTGAAACGATCTACGGCGCGCGCCAGCCCTTGGTGAAGCTTGGGCAGGCTGTGGTCGCCCTGCCGCCCGGAAGCTTTTTGCAGGCCGTTCCGGCCGCCGAGAAGGCGATGGTCGAGCTGGCGTTGGCCGAGGCCCAGGGCGCGAGCCGCGTTGCGGATCTCTACTGCGGCGTCGGCACCTTCACCTTCCCGCTGGCCGAGGTGGCCCAGGTGTACGCCGCGGAGATGAGCGCGCCGGCCATCACGGCGCTGAAGGCGGCGATCGGCGGGGCGCCGGGGCTCAAGCCGATCACCGCCGAGGCCCGCGACCTCATCCGCCGTCCCATGCTCAGCGCCGAACTGGCCAAGACCGATGTCGTGGTCATCGACCCGCCGAGGGCCGGGGCGGCCGAACAGACGGCGGAGATCGCCAAGTCCAAGGTCGCCAAGGTGGTGGGGGTTTCGTGCAATCCACAGACCTTCGCCAAGGACGCACGGGTGCTGGTCGACGCCGGCTTCAAGCTTGTGAGGGTGACGCCGGTGGACCAGTTCGTCTGGTCGCCGCATATTGAACTGGTCGGAGTCTTCACCCGGTAGGGGGCGATGGATCAGTCCACCCGCGCACGCACGCGCACGGCCTTTGCGATCGACGCGGTCGGCCAGGGCGCCAAGGCGGCGGTCAAGGCCGTATGGTGGACAGCGACGGGCGGTCTGGCGCGCTCGCTGACGCGGCCCACTGAGGGGCCGCAGGCGCGGCGATTCACGCCGGCTGCGCCGCCGCCTGTGCCCAGCAGCCTGCGCCGCGCCTATCTGGAAGCCTTTGAGAAGGACGCCCGCGACGTGGCCGCCGGGCTCTATCCGGCGATCGAAGACGGACCGATCCGTCCGTCCGCGGCGCTGCGCGAGGCGGCGGATTTTCTGGTCGACGCCTTCGAGGTCGACCAGCGTCGCCGCCGAGGCGACGGCGCGGAGGTGCGCAACGCGGCGGATCCCTCTGTCTATCCAAACTATTATCGCCAGAACTTCCATTACCAGTCGGGAGGCTGGTTCACCGCCGAGAGCGCCGGGCGCTACGACGCCCAGGTCGAGGCGTTGTTCTCAGGCACAGCGGGGGCCATGCGCCGGCGGGGCCTTTCGCTGCTGGCGCGACACTGGCGCGGGCGCGATCATCGCGACGCCAAGATCCTGGACGTGGCCTGTGGTTCCGGCGCTTTTCTCAAGGATTTGAGCGCCACCTTCCCGCGCGCGGCGCTGGCGGGGCTCGACCTTTCCGAGGCTTACCTTGCCAAGGCGCGCAAGCGGACGGCGGTCGGCGGCGTCAAAGCCAAGGCCGAGACGCTGCCGTTCGGCGACGCCACCCTGGACGCCGTGACGTGCGTCTATCTCTTCCACGAGCTGCCGCCGCGGGTTCGTCCCGTCGTGGCCGCCAGTCTGGCGCGGGTGCTCAAGCCCGGCGGCGTGCTGGTGCTGGTCGACTCGGTGCAGCCCGCCGACACGCCCGACCTCGCGCGGCTGCTGGAGGCGTTCCCCGTCTACTTCCATGAGCCCTATTACAGCAGCTACGCCGAGACCAATCTGGAAGCGCTCTTCGCCGAGGCTGGTTTGCGGCTGCTCGACCAGGATTGCGCCTTCCTCACCAAGGCGATGCTGTTTGTGAAGCCGGGTGGCTGAGTTGCCATCGGCGCTGCGGCCCGGCTAAGCAAGGGCGGGCGCGAGGGATTGGGTTTGCAGGGTCACCAGGCGGGGCGACGGTACGAGGCCCTGGACGGCTTGCGCGGCATCGCCGCCATAGGGGTCTTGCTCTACCATGTCGGCAGTTGGACGGGCCGTCCCTGGCTGGTGCCGCACGGCTACCTGGCCGTCGACTTCTTCTTCTGCCTGTCCGGCTTCGTCCTCGCCCACGCCTATGGCCGACGCGACATCAGCTGGCTGGGCTTCATGCGTCAGCGCCTGGTGCGGCTGTGGCCGCTGATCGCCCTGACCATGCTGGGCGGGGCCTTCGTGATCATCCAGCACCGCGAGAACGTGCCGGGCTGGTTGGCCCTGGGCCTGCTGATGATCCCTCGTGTCTGGATCGACGAGACCGGATTCTCACCGCTCTTTCCCCTGAATCCGCCCGCTTGGTCGCTGTTCTTCGAGCTGGCGGCCGGCGCGGCCTGGTTCCCACTGCGCCGGTTGGGTGTGCTGGGACACGTCCTGCTGGTCGTGCTGCTCCTGCCAGTGATGCTGTATGTGGCCCACGGCATGGGCGGGGTCCTGACCGGCTGGGATAGGGGCACCTTCGTCATCAGCTTCTTGCGCACGATCTTCGCCTTTCTGCTGGGCTGGGGCTGCTACCGCATGCAGGCCTTCGTCACCTGGACAGCGCCGGTCTGGTTGCTGGCGCTCCTTCTGGGCGCGTTGGTCTGCGCGCCCTGGACGCCGCTCAACTGGCTCTACGACTTCGTCTGCGTCAGCGTCGTGTTTCCGCTGATGGTTCTGGCGGGGCGTCGCGATCCTGACGGCCTCGCGGCCCAGGTCTGCCGGGCGGCGGGGGCGATCTCCTATCCGCTCTATGCACTGCACTGGCTCGGCTGGGAGCTGTTGCTGCGGGCGTACCGCGCCATGGGCGGCGAAGGCTATCCCGCCGGCTTCGCGATCCCGGCGGTGCTGCTGATCGTCCTCGGGTCGTGGGTGGTGCTCAAGGTCTATGACGAGCCCGTCCGTCGTCGCCTTCGCGCCGTCGGGACCTGAACCCAAAAATCTTCCTGCCCGCTGTCTGAAGAGGCCATAGTCCGACGTCCTTGTGTCGGGAGAAGAGGACCGCCCATGCTC
Proteins encoded:
- a CDS encoding amidase encodes the protein MRFSRRGLMAASAAIAAAPSAFAKPKSSAAPAPWTPDATEIAGRIRRKEISAAEAVEEAIRKVETLQPHVQAVVDSDFERALAKARSGQLTGPFAGVPFLVKDLDAYKGVRTRYGTRATLGAKPDTEQTPYVDAFDAAGFVTIGKSSTPEYGFLPTTEPMGFLPTRNPWNVKHSSGGSSGGAAAATASGMVTIAHASDGGGSIRIPAANCGLFGMKPSRGRMIPNRPTSRGIDLSVSHCVSHSVRDSAALFAASERTDAGAAFKPVGVVTAPLKRKLKVGLVMNTGTGLTPHPEVQAAVNNAAKLLKDLGHRVESTNWPMDGNQFGQDFTVLWASGAAELVAGIGKAMGRKPDANVLEPFSLGMAELVNTLPQGALQAAMERLNATIKAYDTWLTQYDVILSPVLGKPPVELGYVAGWVPFEELQARLLAYVGYTPVQNVAGAPAMSVPLHWTADGLPVGVQFAGRAGDEATLFALAYQLEAAAPWAHRKPPVSA
- a CDS encoding TlyA family RNA methyltransferase; translation: MARKRIDQLLVDRGVFDSRAKARAAIEAGRVSVAGRVVAKPSESIDEDAEIAAEAAHPWVGRGALKLVHALDTWPIAVEGRVAIDVGASTGGFTEVLLSRGAAFVFAVDVGRDQLHPSLRASDRVADLSGVDARSLDDDRIAQPPGLIVSDVSFISLTKALPAALDLATRGAELVALIKPQFEAGREHVGKGGLVKDPEVIARVEQQIVDFLEAVGWSVNGLAESPITGGEGQVERLVWATKR
- a CDS encoding class I SAM-dependent RNA methyltransferase; its protein translation is MQDLTINAVGAQGDGLARTADGKPAFVPLTLPGEVVRAKMDGARGEVVEILAASQERVSPVCRHYGVCGGCALQHWAAEPYRAWKAEQVRLQLSMEGLETEILPTFAAPASSRRRVALHARKGGKGQGVRLGFKERRSWNLVSIEECPVTDPRLVAALPALARLAEPFLEHPKSAPTLHVTLTATGLDIDITGVERKSGGLSADARMRAAMAAGEGDFARVTLAGETIYGARQPLVKLGQAVVALPPGSFLQAVPAAEKAMVELALAEAQGASRVADLYCGVGTFTFPLAEVAQVYAAEMSAPAITALKAAIGGAPGLKPITAEARDLIRRPMLSAELAKTDVVVIDPPRAGAAEQTAEIAKSKVAKVVGVSCNPQTFAKDARVLVDAGFKLVRVTPVDQFVWSPHIELVGVFTR
- a CDS encoding class I SAM-dependent methyltransferase, with translation MDQSTRARTRTAFAIDAVGQGAKAAVKAVWWTATGGLARSLTRPTEGPQARRFTPAAPPPVPSSLRRAYLEAFEKDARDVAAGLYPAIEDGPIRPSAALREAADFLVDAFEVDQRRRRGDGAEVRNAADPSVYPNYYRQNFHYQSGGWFTAESAGRYDAQVEALFSGTAGAMRRRGLSLLARHWRGRDHRDAKILDVACGSGAFLKDLSATFPRAALAGLDLSEAYLAKARKRTAVGGVKAKAETLPFGDATLDAVTCVYLFHELPPRVRPVVAASLARVLKPGGVLVLVDSVQPADTPDLARLLEAFPVYFHEPYYSSYAETNLEALFAEAGLRLLDQDCAFLTKAMLFVKPGG
- a CDS encoding acyltransferase family protein — protein: MGLQGHQAGRRYEALDGLRGIAAIGVLLYHVGSWTGRPWLVPHGYLAVDFFFCLSGFVLAHAYGRRDISWLGFMRQRLVRLWPLIALTMLGGAFVIIQHRENVPGWLALGLLMIPRVWIDETGFSPLFPLNPPAWSLFFELAAGAAWFPLRRLGVLGHVLLVVLLLPVMLYVAHGMGGVLTGWDRGTFVISFLRTIFAFLLGWGCYRMQAFVTWTAPVWLLALLLGALVCAPWTPLNWLYDFVCVSVVFPLMVLAGRRDPDGLAAQVCRAAGAISYPLYALHWLGWELLLRAYRAMGGEGYPAGFAIPAVLLIVLGSWVVLKVYDEPVRRRLRAVGT